In one Ornithinimicrobium pratense genomic region, the following are encoded:
- a CDS encoding DUF7010 family protein translates to MTDLGDYLSTLATVNRHGFGFLLAYGTTWLAAAALWWRLGPRVGAYAALFQGLVALPLGLTLTALFAAGERPDDPTMNALSIYLAMGQLLLLPLAVVLLVRQHFLLATAFQAVVVAVHFVPYSWLYGTPLFAVLGPVIAFAVTVVVAQQDRWAGETRTGRTPGALVCLSVGVSMALGGVIALLL, encoded by the coding sequence ATGACTGACCTGGGCGACTACCTGTCGACGCTGGCCACCGTCAACCGGCACGGCTTCGGCTTCCTGCTGGCCTACGGCACCACCTGGCTGGCGGCGGCCGCCTTGTGGTGGCGCCTCGGCCCCCGAGTCGGCGCCTACGCCGCCCTCTTCCAAGGACTGGTCGCCCTCCCGCTCGGCCTGACCCTGACCGCACTGTTCGCCGCCGGAGAACGACCGGACGACCCGACCATGAACGCCCTGTCCATCTACCTCGCCATGGGCCAGCTGCTCCTGCTTCCCCTGGCCGTCGTGCTCCTCGTCCGCCAGCACTTCCTGCTCGCCACGGCCTTCCAGGCGGTCGTGGTGGCCGTGCACTTCGTGCCCTACTCCTGGCTCTACGGCACACCCCTGTTTGCCGTGCTGGGCCCCGTCATCGCGTTCGCCGTAACCGTCGTGGTCGCACAGCAAGACCGGTGGGCCGGGGAGACGAGGACCGGGCGCACACCCGGGGCCCTGGTGTGCCTGTCGGTCGGGGTATCGATGGCGCTCGGCGGCGTCATCGCCCTGCTGCTGTGA
- a CDS encoding class I SAM-dependent methyltransferase: MQPDHYFTAQPASDGELHRRAVRLAGRDVEVVTAGGIFSPDGVDKGTRVLLEEVPAPPGEGTFLDLGCGWGPLALAMAMASPAATVHAVDVNARALDLARRNAQALGCTGVRVARPEEVDADVRFDLVWSNPPIRVGKQVLHEMLTTWLPRLREGGTAYLVVQKNLGSDSLHRWLQETLPGLMGEVQVSRAASSKGFRILQVRRP; this comes from the coding sequence GTGCAGCCCGACCACTACTTCACCGCCCAGCCGGCCTCCGACGGGGAGCTGCATCGACGTGCGGTCCGGCTGGCCGGTCGGGACGTCGAAGTTGTCACCGCCGGGGGGATCTTCTCCCCCGACGGCGTCGACAAGGGCACCCGGGTGCTGCTTGAGGAGGTGCCTGCACCGCCCGGCGAAGGCACCTTCCTCGACCTCGGCTGCGGGTGGGGGCCGCTGGCCCTGGCGATGGCGATGGCGTCGCCGGCCGCGACGGTGCACGCCGTCGACGTCAACGCCCGGGCGCTGGACCTGGCGCGCCGCAACGCCCAGGCCCTGGGCTGCACCGGGGTCCGGGTGGCCCGCCCCGAGGAGGTGGACGCGGACGTGCGGTTCGACCTCGTCTGGTCCAACCCCCCGATCCGGGTCGGCAAGCAGGTCCTGCACGAGATGCTCACCACCTGGCTGCCGCGGCTGCGCGAGGGCGGCACGGCCTACCTCGTCGTGCAGAAGAACCTGGGCTCGGACTCGCTGCACCGGTGGCTGCAGGAGACCTTGCCCGGTCTCATGGGTGAGGTGCAGGTGTCCCGGGCCGCGAGCAGCAAGGGCTTCCGGATCCTGCAGGTGCGCCGGCCATGA
- the hflX gene encoding GTPase HflX: protein MAQPHSSAEQTPRKRVLDRRADALDESTIDLHGHDWGTWSGEDADGGEAAPDVDGDQLDREERAALRRVGGLSTELEDVTEVEYRQLRLERVVLASVWEDNGQNTLEDAETSLRELSALAETAGSTVLDGVIQRRLKPDAATYLGSGKAAQLREIVAAEGADTVIVDGELGPSQRRALEDVVKVKVIDRTALILDIFAQHAKSKEGRAQVELAQLEYLLPRLRGWGESMSRQAGGRVAGGEGIGSRGPGETKIELDRRRINTRISKLRRDIKDMKTVRDTKRSSRRSQHVPSVAIIGYTNAGKSSILNRLTGAGVLVQNQLFATLDPTVRRHESEDGRNYTLSDTVGFVRNLPHQLVEAFRSTLEEAADSDVLLHVVDGSHPDPEGQIAAVHAVLDEVFADEETTSSVPEIIAVNKADIAEPETLDRLRAAYPRVVVVSARTGAGIPELLAAVEDVLPRPEILVDVLLPYDRGDLVARLHDEGEVLGEEHTGDGTRVQAKVNPDLHGQLGEYAV, encoded by the coding sequence ATGGCCCAGCCGCACAGCTCTGCCGAGCAGACCCCCCGCAAGCGCGTCCTCGACCGGCGCGCCGACGCGCTGGACGAGAGCACGATCGACCTGCACGGGCATGACTGGGGCACCTGGAGCGGTGAGGACGCCGACGGCGGGGAGGCTGCGCCCGACGTCGACGGCGACCAGCTGGACCGCGAGGAGCGTGCTGCCTTGCGCCGGGTCGGCGGGTTGTCCACCGAGCTCGAGGACGTCACCGAGGTCGAGTACCGCCAGCTGCGCCTGGAGCGGGTCGTCCTCGCCTCCGTCTGGGAGGACAACGGGCAGAACACCCTGGAAGACGCTGAGACCTCCCTGCGTGAGCTCTCCGCGCTGGCCGAGACGGCCGGCTCGACCGTGCTCGACGGCGTCATCCAGCGCCGGCTCAAGCCGGACGCCGCCACCTACCTCGGCTCGGGCAAGGCGGCCCAGCTGCGGGAGATCGTTGCCGCCGAGGGTGCAGACACGGTCATCGTGGACGGCGAGCTCGGACCGTCCCAGCGTCGTGCCCTTGAGGACGTCGTCAAGGTCAAGGTGATCGACCGCACCGCGCTGATCCTCGACATCTTTGCCCAGCACGCCAAGAGCAAGGAGGGCCGAGCCCAGGTCGAGCTGGCCCAGCTGGAGTACCTGTTGCCGCGCCTGCGCGGCTGGGGTGAGTCGATGTCCAGGCAGGCCGGTGGACGCGTCGCCGGCGGTGAGGGCATCGGCTCCCGCGGCCCTGGTGAGACGAAGATCGAGCTGGACCGCCGACGGATCAACACCCGGATCTCCAAGCTGCGCCGCGACATCAAGGACATGAAGACGGTGCGCGACACCAAGCGCTCCTCGCGCCGTTCGCAGCACGTGCCCAGCGTGGCCATCATTGGTTACACCAACGCCGGGAAGTCCTCGATCCTCAACCGGCTCACCGGGGCGGGCGTGCTGGTGCAGAACCAGCTCTTCGCCACCCTGGACCCCACGGTGCGCCGCCACGAGAGCGAGGACGGCCGCAACTACACCCTGTCCGACACCGTCGGCTTCGTGCGCAACCTGCCGCACCAACTTGTCGAGGCCTTCCGTTCCACCCTGGAAGAGGCCGCCGACTCGGACGTGCTGCTGCACGTGGTCGACGGCTCCCACCCGGACCCCGAGGGCCAGATCGCCGCGGTGCACGCCGTCCTCGACGAGGTCTTCGCCGACGAGGAGACCACCTCCTCGGTCCCGGAGATCATCGCGGTCAACAAGGCCGACATCGCCGAGCCGGAGACCCTGGACCGTCTGCGCGCCGCCTACCCGCGCGTCGTGGTCGTCTCGGCCCGCACCGGTGCGGGCATCCCAGAGCTGCTCGCTGCCGTCGAGGACGTCCTCCCACGCCCGGAGATCCTGGTCGACGTGCTGCTGCCCTACGACCGCGGCGACCTTGTCGCCAGGTTGCACGACGAGGGAGAGGTGCTGGGCGAGGAGCACACCGGCGATGGCACCCGGGTGCAGGCCAAGGTCAACCCCGACCTGCACGGTCAGCTGGGCGAGTACGCCGTCTGA
- a CDS encoding MGH1-like glycoside hydrolase domain-containing protein, whose amino-acid sequence MTPDQQRPTSAEHDRLATSEDPRAPWRRWGPYVSARQWGTVREDYSADGDAWTHFPFDHAHLRAYRWGEDGIAGLSDVDGHLNVAVAMWNGRDDRLKERYFGLTNPQGNHGEDVKEYWWHLEGLPTHSYASTLYRYPQAAYPYEELLRVNAERGVEDPEHELADTGVLDEGRFFDVVVTHAKAAPGDVVVEVTATNHGPESAPLHLLPQVWFRNTWSWGLDDRRPALWRDDAAANDEDGTVVVRAEHHDLGSVTVRAEGAPRTLFCENDTNAAALHGQDAVPPGHTAYPKDAVGRAVVHGQDDACNPEQRGTKMAFWWSFDEVAPGQSVTVRLRLTEGRGPGSDAPGDEEVVALRRQEADRFYAAVLPEGTDAEDALVARRAFAGLQWCKQLYLYDVTRWLQGDPGQPPPPPERAERAGRNTSWQHVNLAEVISMPDEWEYPWFATWDLAFHCVAYAHVDPFFAKWQLLLMCREWSMHPNGQLPAYEWNFSDVNPPVHPWAAWQVYCIDGSRDRVFLERVVLKMLLNFPWWVNRKDADGSHVFEGGFLGLDNIGLFDRSDPLPDGQRLEQADATAWMGLFCLKMLRMSMELAREDPAWDEVATKFLVHFLSIAQAMDDIGRGHARLWDEEDDFFHDILTTEDGEVHRMPVRSMVGLLPLAGVAIVPNWVLDELPDLTEFFAGWTRRRPELRDALLHTNHDGYALRTLSMVDRRQWRAVAARMLDEAEFLSPGGLRSLSAAHRDGVQVQIGGSDLSLAYVPGESDSRMFGGNSNWRGPVWLPVNALLTDALRTYGRGAGAGRPVEYPTGSGEELPIDEVAARIEQRLVGLFRPGVDGRRPSTPVHHPSGPLWDSHPTFSEYFDGDSGVGLGASHQTGWTALVAHFICAPDGIANR is encoded by the coding sequence GTGACCCCTGACCAGCAGCGCCCGACGTCCGCCGAGCACGACCGGTTGGCCACCTCCGAGGATCCGCGTGCGCCCTGGCGGCGCTGGGGGCCTTACGTCTCCGCCCGCCAGTGGGGGACGGTCCGTGAGGACTACTCGGCGGACGGGGATGCCTGGACGCACTTCCCGTTCGACCACGCTCACCTGCGGGCGTACCGCTGGGGCGAGGACGGCATCGCCGGCCTGAGCGACGTCGACGGCCACCTCAACGTCGCCGTCGCGATGTGGAACGGCCGCGACGACCGGCTCAAGGAGCGCTACTTCGGGCTGACCAACCCGCAGGGCAACCATGGCGAAGACGTCAAGGAGTACTGGTGGCACCTGGAGGGGCTGCCTACCCACTCCTACGCGAGCACCCTGTACCGCTACCCGCAGGCGGCCTACCCCTACGAGGAGCTGCTGCGGGTCAACGCCGAGCGGGGGGTGGAGGACCCGGAGCACGAGCTGGCCGACACGGGGGTGCTGGACGAGGGCCGCTTCTTCGACGTCGTCGTCACCCACGCTAAGGCGGCGCCGGGCGACGTCGTCGTCGAGGTCACCGCGACCAACCACGGACCGGAGTCGGCGCCGCTGCACCTGCTCCCGCAGGTGTGGTTCCGCAACACCTGGTCCTGGGGGCTGGACGACCGCCGCCCCGCGCTGTGGCGCGACGACGCGGCGGCCAACGACGAGGACGGCACCGTCGTCGTCCGGGCCGAGCACCACGACCTGGGGTCGGTCACCGTGCGCGCCGAGGGGGCGCCGCGGACCCTCTTCTGCGAGAACGACACCAACGCAGCCGCCCTCCACGGGCAGGACGCGGTGCCGCCCGGGCACACCGCATACCCGAAGGACGCGGTGGGCCGCGCGGTCGTGCACGGTCAGGACGACGCCTGCAACCCCGAGCAGCGGGGGACGAAGATGGCCTTCTGGTGGTCCTTTGACGAGGTCGCGCCGGGGCAGAGCGTGACCGTGCGGCTGCGGCTGACCGAGGGTCGCGGCCCCGGCTCGGACGCCCCTGGCGACGAGGAGGTCGTCGCGCTGCGCAGGCAGGAAGCGGACAGGTTCTACGCCGCGGTGCTGCCGGAGGGCACCGACGCCGAGGACGCCCTCGTGGCGCGCCGGGCCTTCGCGGGGCTGCAGTGGTGCAAGCAGCTCTACCTGTATGACGTGACCCGCTGGCTGCAGGGCGACCCCGGTCAGCCGCCCCCGCCGCCGGAGCGGGCGGAGCGGGCCGGGCGCAACACCAGCTGGCAGCACGTCAACCTCGCCGAGGTCATCTCGATGCCTGATGAGTGGGAGTACCCGTGGTTCGCCACCTGGGACCTGGCCTTCCACTGCGTCGCCTACGCCCACGTCGACCCGTTCTTCGCCAAGTGGCAGCTGCTGCTCATGTGCCGCGAGTGGTCGATGCACCCCAACGGCCAGCTGCCCGCCTACGAGTGGAACTTCTCCGACGTCAACCCGCCGGTGCACCCCTGGGCGGCGTGGCAGGTCTACTGCATCGACGGCTCGCGGGACCGGGTCTTCCTGGAGCGGGTCGTGCTCAAAATGCTGCTCAACTTCCCCTGGTGGGTGAACCGCAAGGACGCCGACGGCAGCCACGTCTTCGAGGGGGGCTTCCTGGGCCTGGACAACATCGGCCTGTTCGACCGCTCCGACCCGCTGCCCGACGGGCAGCGGCTGGAGCAGGCAGACGCCACCGCCTGGATGGGGCTCTTCTGCCTCAAGATGCTGCGGATGTCGATGGAGCTGGCCCGCGAAGACCCCGCGTGGGACGAGGTGGCCACCAAGTTCCTCGTCCACTTCCTCTCGATCGCCCAGGCGATGGACGACATCGGCCGCGGGCATGCCCGGTTATGGGACGAGGAGGACGACTTCTTCCACGACATCCTCACCACCGAGGATGGCGAGGTCCACCGGATGCCGGTGCGCTCGATGGTCGGCCTGCTGCCGCTGGCGGGGGTTGCCATCGTGCCCAACTGGGTCCTCGACGAGCTGCCCGACCTCACCGAGTTCTTCGCCGGGTGGACCCGGCGCCGGCCTGAGCTGCGGGACGCCCTGCTGCATACCAACCACGACGGCTACGCCCTGCGGACGCTGTCGATGGTCGACCGGCGGCAATGGCGCGCGGTCGCGGCCCGAATGCTGGACGAGGCGGAGTTCCTCTCGCCCGGCGGGCTGCGCTCGCTGTCGGCGGCGCACCGCGACGGGGTCCAGGTGCAGATCGGCGGCTCCGACCTGTCGCTGGCCTACGTCCCGGGGGAGTCCGACTCCCGGATGTTCGGCGGCAACTCCAACTGGCGCGGGCCCGTCTGGCTCCCGGTCAACGCCCTGCTCACCGACGCCCTGCGGACCTACGGCCGGGGCGCCGGGGCGGGCCGGCCGGTGGAGTACCCCACCGGCTCGGGAGAGGAGCTGCCCATCGACGAGGTGGCCGCCCGGATCGAGCAGCGCCTGGTCGGGCTCTTCCGGCCCGGCGTGGACGGACGTCGTCCATCCACGCCGGTGCACCACCCCTCCGGGCCGCTGTGGGACTCCCACCCGACCTTCAGCGAGTACTTTGACGGTGACTCCGGAGTGGGCCTGGGGGCCTCGCACCAGACGGGCTGGACCGCGCTCGTGGCCCACTTCATCTGCGCGCCTGACGGGATCGCCAACCGCTGA
- the fdhD gene encoding formate dehydrogenase accessory sulfurtransferase FdhD — MARVTQRRRVTRLSADGGERARADVLAGEEPLEIRVNGRSFSVTMRTPGDDFDMAVGFLHGEGVVTSWADVAQIDYRSGIGADGLRDYNVVDVTLAQGVPPPDPTLERHVYTSSSCGVCGTASIESVRRTGAHDLTTDRSTYPLSQLLALPDRLREAQAVFDRTGGVHAAGLFLPGTEGLTLACLREDVGRHNAVDKVLGWALREHGMPLRGSVIQVSGRASFELVQKSVLAGIPVLSAVSAPSSLAADLADEAGMTLIGFNRGTALNVYTGVERVLTKPVATG; from the coding sequence ATGGCCCGTGTGACCCAGCGCCGACGCGTCACCCGTCTGTCCGCGGACGGGGGTGAGCGCGCCCGCGCCGACGTGCTCGCGGGGGAGGAACCGCTGGAGATCCGGGTGAACGGCCGGTCCTTCTCGGTCACCATGCGCACGCCAGGTGATGACTTCGACATGGCGGTGGGCTTCCTGCACGGCGAGGGCGTGGTGACCTCGTGGGCGGACGTGGCCCAGATCGACTACCGCTCCGGGATCGGCGCGGACGGGCTGCGCGACTACAACGTCGTCGACGTCACCCTGGCCCAGGGTGTCCCCCCGCCGGACCCGACACTGGAGCGGCACGTCTACACCTCCAGCTCGTGCGGCGTCTGCGGCACCGCCTCGATCGAGTCGGTGCGCCGCACCGGTGCGCACGACCTGACGACCGACCGCTCGACCTACCCGCTCTCGCAGCTGCTCGCCCTCCCGGACCGGCTGCGGGAGGCGCAGGCGGTCTTCGACCGGACCGGCGGCGTGCACGCGGCCGGGCTCTTCCTGCCGGGCACGGAGGGGCTGACCCTGGCCTGCCTGCGCGAGGACGTCGGCCGGCACAACGCGGTGGACAAGGTGCTGGGGTGGGCGCTGCGCGAGCACGGTATGCCGTTGCGCGGCAGCGTGATCCAGGTGTCCGGGCGGGCCTCGTTCGAGCTGGTGCAGAAGTCGGTGCTGGCCGGAATCCCGGTGCTCTCGGCGGTCTCGGCTCCCTCGTCCCTGGCGGCCGACCTGGCGGACGAGGCCGGGATGACGCTCATCGGGTTCAACCGGGGCACCGCCCTCAACGTCTATACCGGGGTAGAGCGGGTGCTGACCAAGCCGGTCGCGACCGGCTGA
- a CDS encoding ATP-dependent DNA helicase — MPDTDDRSLDALLRAAVGAVGGAERDGQVRMAKAVERAVEREEHLLVQAGTGTGKSLAYLVPAIAHAVRTGKPAVVATATLALQAQIVDRDLPRIADALAPLLGRRPTFALVKGRANYLCEHKLVGGFPDEDEEALLTMGSVDRERGRLGEEVMRLRQWAEITESGDRDELVPGVSNRAWRQVSVTAHECLGSKCPVVAECYVERSRAAAGEVDVIVTNHSFMAIDAFEGRFMLPDHDLLVIDEAHELTDRITSTITDELTSSAVSVAARRAGKGEGAARLADTVELVAATLENLPEGKLTALPERLVTTLQLVRDAARASLSELKPEKGSEVAGATQVALAAVQDVFDTAERVLTDDELDVVWISHDPRRGSVLRVAPMSVAMLVRDKIFSERTVVLTSATLELGGTFDAVAGTIGLRGPGSPPWQGLDVGSPFDYPQQGIAYVAAHLPPPGRDGAGPATFDEIEALVRAAGGRTLGLFSSRRAAETAAEQMRERLADAGITMLCQGEDQLPALVRRFASDASTCLFGTMSLWQGVDVPGPACQLVIIDRIPFPRPDDPLSSARTEKISSMGGNGFMAVSATHAALRLAQGAGRLIRRGDDRGVVAFLDSRMMSARYAGFLQRSLPPFWPTADRELVLGALRRLDATAPEVLPVAEPGARGIGGAPLPTDPVPVARSPRTAVTGGHAWSDAQDEELRDGVEAGVPLEELCEHLELAPDLVTARLNQLGLKVGA; from the coding sequence GTGCCCGACACCGACGACCGCAGCCTCGACGCCCTGCTCCGCGCGGCGGTCGGCGCCGTGGGCGGCGCCGAGCGGGACGGGCAGGTGCGGATGGCCAAGGCCGTGGAGCGCGCCGTGGAGCGCGAGGAGCACCTGCTCGTGCAGGCCGGGACCGGCACGGGCAAGTCGTTGGCCTACCTGGTGCCGGCGATCGCGCATGCGGTCCGCACCGGCAAGCCTGCCGTGGTCGCGACCGCCACCCTGGCGCTGCAGGCGCAGATCGTCGACCGGGACCTGCCGCGGATCGCGGACGCGTTGGCGCCGCTGCTCGGCCGCCGGCCCACGTTCGCGCTGGTCAAGGGTCGCGCGAACTATCTGTGCGAGCACAAGCTGGTCGGCGGCTTCCCGGACGAGGACGAGGAAGCCCTGCTGACGATGGGCTCCGTGGACCGCGAGCGCGGACGGCTCGGCGAGGAGGTCATGCGGCTGCGGCAGTGGGCCGAGATCACCGAGTCCGGCGACCGGGACGAGCTGGTGCCCGGCGTCAGCAACCGGGCATGGCGACAGGTGTCGGTCACCGCCCACGAGTGCCTGGGCAGCAAGTGCCCGGTGGTCGCCGAGTGCTACGTCGAGCGCTCTCGCGCGGCGGCCGGCGAGGTGGACGTCATCGTCACCAACCACAGCTTCATGGCGATCGACGCCTTCGAGGGCCGGTTCATGCTGCCCGACCACGACCTGCTCGTCATCGACGAGGCGCACGAGCTCACTGACCGGATCACCTCCACGATCACCGATGAGCTCACCTCCTCAGCCGTCTCGGTGGCGGCGCGACGGGCAGGCAAGGGGGAGGGCGCCGCCCGCCTCGCCGACACGGTCGAGCTGGTCGCCGCGACCCTGGAGAACTTGCCTGAAGGCAAGCTGACGGCGCTGCCCGAGCGGCTGGTCACCACCCTGCAGCTGGTCCGCGACGCAGCGCGCGCGAGCCTCAGCGAGCTCAAGCCGGAGAAGGGCAGCGAGGTCGCCGGCGCCACCCAGGTGGCGCTGGCGGCGGTCCAGGATGTCTTCGACACGGCCGAGCGGGTGCTGACCGATGACGAGCTGGATGTGGTCTGGATCAGCCACGACCCCCGGCGGGGCAGCGTGCTGCGGGTGGCGCCGATGAGCGTGGCGATGCTGGTGCGGGACAAGATCTTCAGCGAGCGCACGGTGGTGCTCACCTCGGCCACCCTCGAGCTCGGCGGCACCTTTGACGCCGTCGCGGGCACGATCGGGCTGCGGGGGCCGGGGTCACCGCCGTGGCAGGGGTTGGACGTCGGGTCGCCGTTTGACTACCCCCAGCAGGGCATCGCCTACGTCGCCGCCCACCTGCCCCCACCCGGTCGCGACGGCGCCGGCCCGGCGACCTTCGACGAGATCGAGGCACTTGTGCGTGCGGCCGGGGGGCGCACGCTCGGGCTGTTCAGCTCCCGGCGGGCCGCCGAGACGGCGGCCGAGCAGATGCGCGAGCGGCTGGCCGACGCCGGCATCACCATGCTCTGCCAGGGCGAGGACCAGCTCCCGGCCCTGGTGCGCCGCTTCGCCTCCGACGCCAGCACCTGCCTTTTCGGCACGATGTCGCTGTGGCAGGGGGTAGACGTGCCCGGGCCGGCCTGCCAGCTGGTGATCATCGACCGAATCCCCTTCCCCCGGCCTGATGACCCCCTGTCCTCGGCCCGCACCGAGAAGATCAGCAGCATGGGCGGCAACGGGTTCATGGCGGTCTCAGCGACCCACGCCGCGCTGCGCCTGGCCCAGGGCGCCGGCCGGCTGATCCGCCGTGGCGATGACCGCGGCGTGGTCGCCTTCCTCGACTCGCGGATGATGTCGGCCCGCTACGCCGGCTTCCTGCAGCGCTCGCTGCCCCCGTTCTGGCCCACCGCGGACCGCGAGCTGGTGCTCGGGGCGCTGCGTCGCCTGGACGCGACCGCCCCCGAGGTGCTGCCGGTGGCGGAGCCGGGAGCGCGCGGCATTGGCGGCGCACCCCTGCCGACCGATCCGGTGCCGGTGGCCCGCTCGCCCCGTACCGCCGTCACCGGTGGGCACGCGTGGAGCGACGCGCAGGACGAGGAACTGCGTGACGGGGTCGAGGCCGGGGTCCCCCTCGAGGAGCTCTGCGAGCACCTGGAGCTGGCGCCCGACCTGGTGACGGCCCGGCTGAACCAGCTCGGTCTGAAGGTCGGCGCGTGA
- a CDS encoding DUF952 domain-containing protein: MNDQAPEDRPFWHLAEVRHWQAAVASGTYVQSTLGATLAEVGFLHASYPEQLPGVVKACYARYADPLVVLEIHPVALRQAGVEVRLEPGDPSDPDSLMFPHVYGALPVESVIRTRPASVDRGWLDLGPWVPVAD, translated from the coding sequence GTGAACGACCAGGCCCCGGAGGACCGTCCTTTCTGGCACCTCGCCGAGGTGCGGCACTGGCAGGCTGCGGTGGCCTCGGGGACCTACGTGCAGTCCACGCTCGGGGCCACGCTGGCTGAGGTCGGCTTCCTGCACGCCTCCTACCCTGAGCAGCTGCCCGGGGTGGTCAAGGCCTGCTACGCCCGGTATGCCGACCCTCTCGTCGTCCTGGAGATACACCCCGTGGCCCTGCGGCAGGCCGGCGTCGAGGTCCGGCTGGAGCCCGGCGACCCCTCGGACCCTGACTCCCTCATGTTCCCGCACGTCTACGGCGCGCTACCGGTCGAGTCAGTGATCCGGACCCGACCGGCAAGCGTGGACCGGGGTTGGCTCGACCTTGGACCCTGGGTGCCGGTCGCTGATTGA
- the arsB gene encoding ACR3 family arsenite efflux transporter — protein sequence MDWIGMTQGSPLTQAAVEDVPARLSVTDRYLPVWIGVAMVAGLLLGRMIPGLGEWLGTVEIDGVSLPIALGLLVMMYPVLAKVRYDRLDTVVADRPLLVSSLGLNWVLGPALMFALAWIFLPDLPEYRTGLIIVGLARCIAMVIIWNDLACGDREATAVLVALNSIFQVIAFAGLGWFYLTVLPGWLGLEQANLDVSAWQIAKSVLIFLGIPLVAGYLSRVWGEKAKGRVWYEETFLPIVSPWALRGLLFTVVLLFALQGEQITNRPLDVARIAVPLLIYFAAMWALGYLVGKGLGMTYQRTTALAFTAAGNNFELAIAVAIATFGVTSGQALAGVVGPLIEVPVLVGLAYVSLRLRKFFPHQEVRVDARDHAH from the coding sequence ATGGATTGGATCGGCATGACCCAGGGCAGCCCCCTTACCCAGGCCGCGGTAGAAGACGTCCCGGCGCGGCTGTCAGTGACGGACCGGTACCTGCCGGTCTGGATCGGGGTGGCGATGGTTGCCGGCCTGCTGCTAGGGCGGATGATCCCTGGTCTGGGGGAGTGGCTGGGCACGGTCGAGATCGACGGGGTCTCGCTGCCGATAGCCCTGGGGCTGCTGGTGATGATGTACCCGGTGCTGGCCAAGGTCCGCTACGACCGGCTGGACACGGTCGTGGCCGACCGACCGCTGCTGGTCAGCTCCCTGGGGCTCAACTGGGTCCTGGGGCCGGCCCTGATGTTCGCGCTGGCGTGGATCTTCCTGCCCGACCTGCCGGAGTACCGCACCGGGCTGATCATCGTCGGGCTGGCTCGGTGCATCGCGATGGTCATCATCTGGAACGACCTGGCCTGCGGGGACCGGGAGGCCACCGCCGTCCTGGTCGCGCTCAACTCGATCTTCCAGGTCATCGCCTTCGCCGGACTCGGGTGGTTTTACCTCACAGTCCTGCCCGGTTGGCTCGGCCTGGAGCAGGCCAACCTGGACGTCAGCGCGTGGCAGATCGCGAAGTCCGTGCTGATCTTCCTCGGTATCCCGCTGGTCGCCGGCTACCTGTCCCGGGTCTGGGGCGAGAAGGCCAAGGGGCGGGTCTGGTACGAGGAGACGTTCCTGCCCATCGTCTCGCCCTGGGCGCTGCGCGGCCTGTTGTTCACCGTCGTGCTCCTCTTCGCACTGCAGGGTGAGCAGATCACGAACCGTCCGTTGGACGTCGCCCGCATCGCGGTCCCGCTGCTGATCTACTTCGCGGCCATGTGGGCTCTGGGCTACCTGGTCGGCAAGGGCCTGGGTATGACGTACCAGCGCACCACAGCCCTGGCCTTCACGGCTGCGGGCAACAACTTCGAGCTGGCGATCGCGGTCGCGATCGCCACCTTCGGGGTGACCTCGGGCCAGGCGCTGGCCGGGGTCGTGGGCCCGCTGATCGAGGTCCCGGTCCTGGTCGGGCTGGCCTATGTCTCGCTGCGCCTGCGAAAGTTCTTCCCGCACCAGGAGGTCCGTGTCGATGCCCGAGACCACGCCCACTGA
- a CDS encoding three-helix bundle dimerization domain-containing protein produces the protein MPETTPTDVKLAFTQVISDLSYSFDGVFAPEEIDQAVRTAWAELSSVSRIPTYLPVLASRLARERLTAAAQVDGRLVKTVPELLFVCVHNAGRSQLAAALARHLAAGRVHVRSAGSAPTGELNPVVVEALAERGITLSEAFPKPLSNDVVRAADVIVTMGCGDACPVYPGKRYEDWLVADPADQPLEVVREIRDEVQTRVSALLRGLGL, from the coding sequence ATGCCCGAGACCACGCCCACTGACGTCAAGCTGGCTTTCACGCAGGTCATCAGCGACCTGTCCTACTCCTTCGACGGGGTCTTCGCCCCGGAGGAGATCGACCAGGCGGTCCGGACCGCGTGGGCAGAGCTCTCGTCGGTCTCACGGATCCCCACCTACCTGCCGGTGCTGGCCTCCCGCCTGGCACGGGAGCGGCTCACCGCCGCCGCCCAGGTCGACGGCCGGCTCGTCAAGACCGTTCCGGAGCTGCTCTTCGTGTGCGTGCACAACGCCGGACGCTCACAGCTGGCGGCCGCCCTGGCGCGCCACCTCGCCGCCGGGAGGGTGCACGTCCGCTCGGCCGGGTCGGCACCGACCGGTGAGCTCAACCCGGTCGTGGTCGAGGCGCTCGCGGAGCGCGGAATCACACTCTCTGAGGCCTTCCCCAAGCCGCTGTCGAACGACGTCGTGCGTGCCGCCGACGTCATCGTCACGATGGGCTGCGGAGACGCCTGCCCGGTCTACCCCGGCAAGCGCTACGAAGACTGGCTCGTTGCCGATCCCGCGGACCAGCCGTTGGAGGTCGTGCGGGAGATTCGCGACGAGGTCCAGACCCGGGTCTCTGCGCTGCTGCGCGGTCTCGGCCTGTGA